From one Flavobacterium kingsejongi genomic stretch:
- a CDS encoding T9SS type A sorting domain-containing protein has translation MTSGAYSVTATDANGCTITKNVTISQPAPLAATTTQNNVSCNGGSNATATVAVSGGTGTYTYAWSPSGGTAATASGLTSGAYSVTATDANGCAIIRNFTISQPAPLTATTTQNNVSCNGGSNATATVSVSGGTGTYTYSWSPSGGTAATASGLTSGAYSVTATDANGCTIIRNFTISQPAPLTATTTQNNVSCNGGSNATATVSVSGGTGTYTYSWSPSGGTAATASGLTSGAYSVTITDINNCSITKNVTISQPAPLTATTTQNNVSCNGGSNASATVAVSGGTGTYAYAWSPSGGTAATASGLTSGAYSVTATDANGCTITKNVTISQPAPLAATTIQNNVSCNGGSNATATVSVSGGTGTYTYAWSPSGGTAATASGLTSGAYSVTATDANGCTIIRNFTISQPAPLTATTTQNNVSCNGGSNATATVSVTGGTGTYTYAWSPSGGTAATASGLTSGAYSVTATDANGCTITKNVTISQPAPLTATTTQNNVSCNGGSNATATVSVSGGTGTYTYSWSPSGGTAATASGLTSGAYSVTITDINNCSITKNVTISQPAPLTATTTQNNVSCNGGSNASATVAVSGGTGTYAYAWSPSGGTAATASGLTSGAYSVTATDANGCTITKNVTISQPAPLTATTTQNNVSCNGGLNATATVAVSGGTGTYTYSWSPSGGTAATASGLTYGAYSVTITDINNCSITKDFTISQPAPLTATTTQNNVSCNGGSNASATVSVSGGTGTYTYAWSPSGGTAATASGLTSGAYSVTATDGNGCTITRNFTISQPAPLTATTTQNNVSCNGGSNATATVSVSGGTGTYTYAWSPSGGTAATASGLTSGAYSVTATDANGCTIIRNFTISQPAPLTATTTQNNVSCNGGSNATATVSVSGGTGTYTYSWSPSGGTAATASGLTSGAYSVTATDANGCTIIRNFTISQPAPLTATTTQNNVSCNGGSNATATVAVSGGTGTYSYSWSPSGGTAATASGLTSGAYSVTAIDANGCTIIRNFTISQPAPLAATTTQNNVSCNGGSNATATVSVSGGTGTYTYSWSPSGGTAATASGLTSGAYSVTATDANGCTIIRNFTISQPAPLTATTTQNNVSCNGGSNATATVTVSGGTGTYTYSWSPSGGTAATASGLTSGAYSVTATDANGCTIIRNFTISQPAPLTATTTQNNVSCNGGSNALATVSVTGGTGTYTYAWSPSGGTAATATGLSAGVYTVLITDGNGCTITKNVTISQPAPLTATTTQNNVSCNGGSNATATVSVSGGTGTYTYSWSPSGGTAATASGLTSGAYSVTATDANGCTITRNFTISQPALLTATTTQNNVSCNGGSNASATVSVTGGTGTYTYAWSPSGGTAATATGLSAGVYTVLITDGNGCTQTQSLTIIQPTAITTSGFQINVSCNGGSNASATVTATGGTETYTYAWSPSGGTAATATGLSAGTYTATVTDSNGCSQAQLFTITAPAALTAIASHTDVSCNGSANGSAGVIIAGGTAPYSYVWSPSGGTAATASNLTAGMYTVTITDTNGCTISETITIGQPLAIAINTQPAAVTTTTGNNAQFVTLAINASSYQWEVSTNGVNWTSITDGGTAPAYSGATTNTLGMTNVPVSFNGYFFRVQLINGMGCTMSSGAAVLTVLNVLQAVNDDFTAVQLHEGMGGIAGNVIANDLLNNLPFNNSAVTITVVDNDGLTGVNIDAEGNLHVPVTAAVGTYTITYQICDILSGGNCDTAEAIVVIAPVAGTKDFEPIQFVVYPNPASTVVNVKLSDFASYNNLKATIYDLTGRMVRAHKVSTAQFSVDVAGLESAVYILSITSDTGKATKNIVVTKKP, from the coding sequence TTGACTTCCGGAGCGTATAGTGTAACTGCTACAGATGCTAACGGTTGTACCATTACTAAAAACGTTACGATAAGCCAGCCTGCGCCTTTAGCGGCAACGACTACACAAAACAATGTAAGCTGTAATGGCGGTTCAAATGCTACGGCTACTGTAGCTGTTAGTGGTGGAACCGGAACCTATACGTATGCCTGGTCTCCATCTGGAGGGACGGCAGCTACTGCCAGTGGACTAACATCCGGAGCGTATAGTGTAACTGCTACAGATGCTAATGGTTGTGCCATTATAAGAAACTTTACAATAAGCCAGCCTGCTCCTTTAACGGCAACGACTACGCAAAACAATGTAAGTTGTAATGGTGGTTCAAATGCTACGGCAACTGTAAGTGTTAGCGGTGGAACTGGAACTTATACCTATTCCTGGTCCCCTTCGGGAGGAACGGCAGCTACTGCCAGTGGATTGACTTCCGGAGCGTATAGTGTAACTGCTACAGACGCTAATGGTTGTACCATTATAAGAAACTTTACAATTAGCCAGCCAGCACCTTTAACGGCAACGACTACACAAAACAATGTAAGTTGTAATGGTGGTTCAAATGCGACGGCAACTGTAAGTGTTAGTGGTGGAACAGGAACCTATACCTATTCCTGGTCCCCTTCGGGAGGGACGGCAGCTACTGCCAGTGGACTAACATCCGGAGCGTATAGTGTAACCATTACCGATATTAATAATTGTTCGATTACTAAAAACGTTACGATAAGCCAACCGGCTCCTTTAACGGCAACGACTACACAAAACAATGTAAGCTGTAATGGTGGTTCAAATGCTTCGGCTACTGTAGCTGTTAGCGGTGGAACAGGAACCTATGCGTATGCATGGTCTCCATCCGGAGGAACGGCAGCTACTGCCAGCGGATTGACTTCCGGAGCGTATAGTGTAACTGCTACAGATGCTAACGGTTGTACCATTACTAAAAACGTTACGATAAGCCAGCCAGCACCTTTAGCGGCAACGACTATACAAAACAATGTAAGTTGTAATGGTGGTTCAAATGCGACGGCAACTGTAAGTGTTAGTGGTGGAACAGGAACGTATACGTATGCCTGGTCACCTTCGGGAGGAACGGCAGCTACTGCCAGTGGATTGACTTCGGGAGCGTATAGTGTAACTGCTACAGATGCTAATGGTTGTACCATTATAAGAAACTTTACAATAAGCCAGCCAGCACCTTTAACGGCAACGACTACGCAAAACAATGTAAGTTGTAATGGTGGCTCAAATGCTACGGCAACTGTAAGTGTTACTGGTGGAACCGGAACCTATACGTATGCTTGGTCTCCATCTGGAGGAACTGCGGCTACTGCCAGCGGATTAACTTCCGGAGCGTATAGTGTAACTGCTACAGACGCTAATGGTTGTACCATTACTAAAAACGTTACGATAAGCCAACCAGCACCTTTAACGGCAACGACTACGCAAAACAATGTAAGTTGTAATGGCGGTTCAAATGCTACGGCAACTGTAAGTGTTAGTGGTGGAACAGGAACCTATACCTATTCCTGGTCCCCTTCGGGAGGGACGGCAGCTACTGCCAGTGGACTAACATCCGGAGCGTATAGTGTAACCATTACCGATATTAATAATTGTTCGATTACTAAAAACGTTACGATAAGCCAACCGGCTCCTTTAACGGCAACGACTACACAAAACAATGTAAGCTGTAATGGTGGTTCAAATGCTTCGGCTACTGTAGCTGTTAGCGGTGGAACAGGAACCTATGCGTATGCATGGTCTCCATCCGGAGGAACGGCAGCTACTGCCAGCGGATTGACTTCCGGAGCGTATAGTGTAACTGCTACAGATGCTAATGGTTGTACCATTACTAAAAACGTTACGATAAGCCAGCCTGCTCCATTAACAGCAACGACTACACAAAACAATGTAAGTTGTAATGGCGGTTTAAATGCTACAGCTACTGTAGCTGTTAGTGGTGGAACCGGAACCTATACCTATTCCTGGTCACCTTCGGGAGGAACAGCAGCTACTGCCAGCGGATTGACTTACGGAGCGTATAGTGTAACCATTACCGATATTAATAATTGTTCGATTACTAAAGACTTTACAATAAGCCAGCCTGCTCCTTTAACAGCAACGACTACGCAAAACAATGTAAGTTGTAATGGCGGTTCAAATGCTTCGGCTACTGTAAGTGTTAGCGGTGGAACAGGAACCTATACCTATGCCTGGTCTCCATCTGGAGGAACGGCAGCTACTGCCAGTGGACTAACATCCGGAGCGTATAGTGTAACTGCTACAGACGGTAACGGTTGTACCATTACAAGAAACTTTACAATTAGCCAACCTGCACCTTTAACGGCAACGACTACACAAAACAATGTAAGTTGTAATGGTGGTTCAAATGCGACGGCAACTGTAAGTGTTAGCGGTGGAACTGGAACTTATACGTATGCGTGGTCTCCATCCGGAGGGACGGCAGCTACTGCCAGTGGATTGACTTCCGGAGCGTATAGTGTAACTGCTACAGACGCTAATGGTTGTACCATTATAAGAAACTTTACAATTAGCCAGCCAGCACCTTTAACGGCAACGACTACGCAAAACAATGTAAGTTGTAATGGTGGTTCAAATGCGACGGCAACTGTAAGTGTTAGCGGTGGAACTGGAACTTATACCTATTCCTGGTCCCCTTCGGGAGGAACGGCAGCTACTGCCAGCGGACTAACTTCCGGAGCGTATAGTGTAACTGCTACAGATGCTAATGGTTGTACCATTATAAGAAACTTTACGATAAGCCAGCCAGCACCTTTAACGGCAACGACTACACAAAACAATGTAAGTTGTAATGGTGGTTCAAATGCTACGGCTACTGTAGCTGTTAGTGGTGGAACAGGAACCTATAGCTATTCCTGGTCTCCATCTGGAGGGACGGCAGCTACTGCCAGTGGATTGACTTCCGGAGCGTATAGTGTAACTGCTATAGACGCTAATGGTTGTACCATTATAAGAAACTTTACAATTAGCCAGCCAGCACCTTTAGCGGCAACGACTACACAAAACAATGTAAGTTGTAATGGCGGTTCAAATGCTACAGCTACTGTAAGTGTTAGTGGTGGAACAGGAACTTATACCTATTCCTGGTCCCCTTCGGGCGGAACAGCAGCTACTGCCAGTGGATTGACTTCCGGAGCGTATAGTGTAACTGCTACAGACGCTAACGGTTGTACCATTATAAGAAACTTTACGATAAGCCAGCCAGCACCTTTAACGGCAACGACTACACAAAACAATGTAAGTTGTAATGGCGGTTCAAATGCTACGGCTACTGTAACTGTTAGTGGTGGAACCGGAACCTATACCTATTCCTGGTCTCCATCTGGAGGGACGGCAGCTACTGCCAGCGGATTGACTTCCGGAGCGTATAGTGTAACTGCTACAGACGCTAATGGTTGTACCATTATAAGAAACTTTACAATTAGCCAGCCAGCACCTTTAACGGCAACTACTACACAAAACAATGTAAGTTGTAATGGCGGTTCAAATGCTTTGGCTACTGTAAGTGTTACTGGTGGAACCGGAACCTATACGTATGCCTGGTCTCCATCCGGAGGAACGGCAGCTACGGCTACTGGACTTAGTGCAGGAGTTTATACTGTATTGATTACAGATGGTAACGGTTGTACCATTACTAAAAACGTTACGATAAGCCAACCAGCACCTTTAACGGCAACGACTACGCAAAACAATGTAAGTTGTAATGGCGGTTCAAATGCTACGGCAACTGTAAGTGTTAGTGGTGGAACAGGAACCTATACCTATTCCTGGTCCCCTTCGGGAGGAACAGCAGCTACTGCCAGCGGATTAACTTCCGGAGCGTATAGTGTAACTGCTACAGACGCTAATGGTTGTACCATTACAAGAAACTTTACAATAAGCCAACCTGCACTTTTAACGGCAACGACTACACAAAATAATGTAAGTTGTAATGGCGGTTCAAATGCTTCGGCTACTGTAAGTGTTACTGGTGGAACCGGAACCTATACGTATGCCTGGTCTCCATCTGGAGGAACTGCGGCTACGGCTACTGGACTTAGTGCAGGAGTTTATACTGTATTGATTACAGATGGTAACGGTTGCACTCAAACACAATCTTTGACCATTATACAACCTACTGCAATTACGACATCGGGTTTTCAAATCAACGTAAGCTGTAATGGTGGTTCGAATGCTTCGGCTACGGTAACTGCAACAGGCGGAACAGAAACCTATACGTATGCATGGTCCCCTTCAGGCGGAACAGCAGCTACAGCTACTGGACTTAGTGCAGGAACGTACACAGCAACCGTTACGGATAGTAATGGATGTTCTCAGGCACAGTTGTTCACTATAACAGCCCCAGCAGCCCTTACAGCTATTGCATCTCATACTGATGTATCATGCAATGGTAGTGCAAACGGATCCGCTGGTGTGATAATAGCAGGTGGTACAGCTCCATATTCTTATGTATGGTCTCCATCAGGAGGAACAGCAGCTACGGCTTCCAATCTTACTGCAGGTATGTATACCGTTACTATAACTGATACTAACGGATGTACTATATCAGAAACAATAACAATCGGGCAACCTTTAGCGATAGCTATAAATACCCAGCCTGCTGCTGTCACTACAACAACAGGAAATAATGCCCAGTTCGTTACCCTGGCTATAAATGCAAGCAGCTACCAATGGGAGGTAAGCACCAATGGTGTAAACTGGACTTCTATTACAGATGGAGGTACTGCTCCTGCTTATTCAGGTGCTACAACAAATACATTAGGGATGACAAACGTACCGGTATCGTTTAACGGTTACTTTTTCAGGGTACAACTAATCAATGGTATGGGTTGTACAATGTCGAGTGGGGCAGCGGTACTAACAGTATTAAACGTACTTCAGGCAGTTAATGATGATTTCACCGCAGTCCAATTGCATGAAGGTATGGGTGGAATCGCAGGTAATGTTATAGCGAATGACCTGCTGAACAATCTGCCGTTTAATAACAGTGCTGTTACAATTACGGTTGTCGATAATGACGGACTTACTGGTGTGAATATTGATGCTGAAGGGAATCTTCATGTGCCTGTAACGGCAGCTGTGGGAACGTATACCATCACGTATCAGATTTGCGACATTTTATCAGGAGGCAACTGCGATACCGCAGAAGCTATAGTGGTAATTGCTCCGGTAGCCGGAACTAAAGATTTTGAACCGATACAATTTGTAGTATACCCTAACCCGGCCTCTACTGTGGTGAATGTAAAACTATCGGATTTCGCTTCTTATAACAATCTTAAAGCTACTATTTATGACCTTACCGGAAGAATGGTAAGAGCGCATAAAGTGAGCACTGCGCAATTCAGCGTTGATGTTGCTGGACTTGAATCAGCAGTTTATATTTTAAGTATAACTTCAGATACGGGCAAAGCCACAAAAAATATTGTAGTAACAAAAAAACCATAA
- a CDS encoding GNAT family N-acetyltransferase, giving the protein MNQELDWNKEIVLEDERVLLRPLQESDVEYLEVFSEQEPDTWKYSLIRANGRGNLVNYIRIALQAKANKTEFPFIVLDKKTGSYAGSTRFYDINLVYKTLQLGYTWYGKAFQGTGLNRHCKYLLLEFAFETLGMERVEFRADASNARSIAAMKSIGCQVEGIFRSHMPTVEGGRRDSIVLSILRQEWFESVKENLKNKL; this is encoded by the coding sequence ATGAATCAGGAATTAGATTGGAATAAGGAAATTGTACTGGAGGACGAGCGTGTTTTATTACGTCCCTTACAGGAATCAGACGTGGAATACCTGGAGGTTTTTTCGGAACAAGAGCCGGATACCTGGAAGTATTCCCTGATACGGGCGAATGGACGTGGGAATCTGGTCAACTATATTCGTATTGCCCTACAGGCGAAAGCCAACAAAACAGAGTTCCCTTTTATCGTGTTGGACAAAAAAACCGGGAGCTATGCCGGAAGTACGCGTTTTTATGATATTAACTTAGTCTATAAGACCCTGCAATTGGGCTATACCTGGTACGGTAAAGCATTCCAGGGAACGGGGCTTAACCGCCACTGTAAATACCTGCTGCTGGAGTTTGCTTTTGAAACGCTGGGGATGGAACGTGTGGAATTTCGTGCTGATGCTTCCAATGCCCGTAGTATTGCTGCTATGAAAAGCATCGGATGCCAGGTAGAGGGAATATTCAGGAGCCATATGCCTACGGTCGAAGGAGGACGACGCGACAGTATTGTCCTGAGTATACTGCGCCAGGAATGGTTTGAAAGTGTAAAAGAAAATTTAAAAAATAAATTATAA
- a CDS encoding beta strand repeat-containing protein, with translation MNKLYVLLLFLLLGVWNSHAQTTTENFESVAYGATTFTNNGQQFVISTQAGGPFYITSFGVNGGGCVSNADMYGEVKPNFTIATNNSALFQLKSMQLAGDGYQSNLMAFTIIGKRNGNLVFTVTSSFVTNFEQYKLVDMATFGGQNNANAIIDSYSISSSNGYLILMDDMTWQKADINSSVTALSSFTTCAGTVSATQNFTVSGTALTAGIVVTAPNGYEVSTTAGTGYAASVTLPQTSGSVAETTVYARLTATASGTPTGNITLTSTGKATVNVAVNGTVSAIVDPINKIVCVGGGGTFNVSATGSTTYQWQVDTNASGNFTNISNGASYSGVTSNTLTITGATANMSGYRYRAVATGTCTMNSNYATLTVTSIIITGTKTNVSCFEGTNGAVSVVPSGGVPSYTYSWNTNPVQHTAMLTGLAAGTYTVTVTDANGCTGSQSFVIGQPTPLTASATTYNVRCHGGSSGFANITVSGGTGTYTYVWGHSGITTATATGLSVGNYTVTATDGNGCTIVRNFTVIEPDPLEATTSQVNVACNGGANGSATVNVTGGREGYTYSWSPSGGTAATASGLTSGSYTVTITDINNCSITKDFTISQPAPLAATTTQNNVSCNGGSNATATVSVSGGTGTYTYSWSP, from the coding sequence ATGAACAAACTTTACGTATTATTACTCTTTCTGCTGCTTGGAGTATGGAACAGCCATGCACAGACCACCACCGAAAATTTTGAAAGTGTAGCTTATGGAGCTACAACTTTTACCAATAATGGGCAGCAATTTGTAATCTCTACACAGGCTGGCGGCCCTTTTTATATAACAAGTTTTGGAGTCAATGGTGGTGGCTGTGTTAGCAACGCAGATATGTATGGAGAGGTAAAACCAAATTTTACTATTGCGACTAATAACAGTGCCTTATTTCAGCTGAAAAGTATGCAGCTCGCAGGAGATGGGTATCAGTCAAATTTAATGGCATTTACAATTATTGGTAAACGGAATGGAAATCTTGTATTTACAGTTACCTCTAGTTTTGTTACAAATTTTGAGCAATATAAATTAGTTGATATGGCAACGTTTGGTGGGCAAAATAATGCAAATGCGATTATTGATTCTTACAGTATTTCATCTTCAAATGGATATTTAATATTGATGGATGACATGACCTGGCAAAAAGCAGATATAAATTCTTCTGTCACTGCATTGTCGTCATTTACTACCTGTGCGGGTACAGTTTCAGCAACTCAGAATTTTACAGTTTCCGGTACTGCTCTTACGGCAGGTATTGTAGTGACCGCGCCTAATGGATATGAAGTTTCCACAACAGCTGGGACAGGCTATGCTGCTTCGGTTACGTTACCCCAAACTAGTGGTTCCGTAGCTGAGACTACTGTCTATGCACGACTGACGGCAACGGCTTCCGGTACTCCTACCGGGAATATTACACTCACTTCTACCGGTAAAGCTACAGTTAATGTCGCTGTAAATGGTACGGTTTCGGCTATTGTGGACCCCATTAATAAAATTGTTTGCGTGGGTGGTGGTGGTACTTTTAATGTGTCAGCAACCGGAAGTACGACTTACCAATGGCAGGTTGATACTAATGCATCCGGAAATTTTACAAATATTTCTAATGGAGCGTCCTATTCCGGGGTGACGTCCAATACACTTACTATAACGGGAGCTACAGCAAATATGTCCGGCTATCGGTACCGTGCAGTAGCAACCGGGACCTGTACGATGAATTCAAATTACGCAACATTAACCGTAACTTCAATAATTATAACAGGAACAAAAACGAATGTGTCGTGTTTTGAGGGGACTAATGGAGCAGTTAGTGTTGTGCCATCCGGTGGCGTGCCCAGTTATACTTATAGCTGGAATACAAACCCGGTACAACATACAGCAATGCTTACAGGGCTTGCAGCTGGAACTTATACGGTAACGGTAACCGATGCGAATGGCTGTACCGGTAGTCAAAGTTTTGTGATTGGACAACCTACTCCTCTAACAGCATCAGCTACAACCTATAATGTAAGATGTCATGGAGGATCCAGTGGCTTTGCCAATATAACTGTTTCTGGTGGAACAGGTACGTATACTTATGTATGGGGGCATTCAGGAATTACTACCGCAACTGCAACAGGATTATCTGTGGGAAATTACACAGTAACTGCTACGGATGGAAACGGCTGTACGATTGTTAGAAACTTTACTGTAATAGAACCTGATCCTTTGGAGGCAACTACTTCACAGGTCAATGTAGCTTGTAATGGAGGCGCTAATGGTTCCGCTACAGTAAATGTTACTGGCGGAAGAGAGGGGTATACCTATTCCTGGTCTCCTTCCGGCGGAACTGCAGCTACGGCAAGCGGATTGACTTCCGGATCTTACACCGTAACCATTACCGATATTAATAATTGTTCGATTACTAAAGACTTTACGATAAGCCAGCCTGCGCCTTTAGCGGCAACGACTACACAAAACAATGTAAGTTGTAATGGCGGTTCAAATGCTACAGCTACTGTAAGTGTTAGTGGTGGAACAGGAACTTATACCTATTCCTGGTCCCCTTGA
- a CDS encoding AIR synthase related protein, producing MSSDTSKRYALRGVSASKEDVHNAIKNIDKGLFPQAFCKIVPDYLTNDDQYCLIMHADGAGTKSSLAYMYWKETGDISVWKGIAQDALIMNIDDLLCVGATDNILLSSTIGRNKNLIPSEVISAIINGTEELINELKTFGVTIHSTGGETADVGDIVRTIIVDSTVTARMKREDVIDNANIKAGDVIVGLASFGQATYEKSYNGGMGSNGLTSARHDVFHKLLAQKYPESFDASVPAELVYSGAVALTDAVADSPIDAGKLVLSPTRTYAPIIKKILEKYNAAFVHGMVHCSGGAQTKILHFVKDVHVIKDNLFPVPPLFKLIQEQSKTDWKEMYQVFNCGHRMELYVPEAVAADIIAISESFGVPAQIVGRVEASETKKLTITSEYGTFEY from the coding sequence ATGAGTTCTGATACCAGCAAACGTTATGCTTTAAGAGGTGTTTCGGCATCTAAGGAAGATGTACATAACGCCATAAAAAACATTGATAAAGGGTTATTTCCACAGGCATTCTGTAAGATTGTGCCGGATTACCTGACCAATGATGACCAATATTGCCTGATTATGCATGCCGATGGGGCAGGTACCAAATCGTCACTGGCCTATATGTACTGGAAAGAAACCGGCGATATTAGTGTATGGAAAGGAATTGCCCAGGATGCACTGATTATGAATATTGATGATTTGCTGTGCGTTGGTGCGACAGACAATATATTACTTTCGTCTACTATTGGAAGAAATAAAAACCTCATCCCTTCGGAAGTAATTTCGGCGATCATTAATGGAACGGAAGAACTGATCAATGAACTCAAAACTTTTGGCGTGACCATTCATTCTACCGGTGGCGAAACTGCCGATGTGGGGGATATTGTGCGTACAATTATTGTAGATTCAACAGTTACCGCCCGAATGAAAAGGGAAGACGTAATTGATAATGCCAATATTAAAGCAGGTGATGTGATTGTAGGACTGGCATCTTTTGGCCAGGCGACCTATGAAAAATCATATAACGGTGGTATGGGAAGCAACGGATTGACATCGGCTCGACATGATGTATTCCATAAGCTGCTGGCCCAGAAATACCCGGAAAGCTTTGATGCTTCGGTACCAGCTGAACTGGTGTATTCCGGAGCAGTAGCGCTTACCGATGCAGTAGCGGACAGCCCGATTGATGCGGGTAAACTGGTACTTTCGCCAACCCGTACGTATGCACCGATCATAAAAAAAATACTGGAAAAATATAACGCTGCGTTCGTACATGGTATGGTTCATTGCAGTGGTGGGGCACAGACGAAAATATTGCACTTCGTAAAAGATGTACATGTTATAAAAGACAACCTTTTTCCGGTTCCGCCATTGTTTAAACTGATTCAGGAGCAATCCAAAACCGACTGGAAGGAAATGTACCAGGTATTCAACTGCGGACATCGTATGGAACTGTATGTTCCGGAAGCAGTAGCTGCGGATATCATCGCTATTTCGGAATCATTTGGTGTACCTGCACAGATTGTAGGACGGGTGGAAGCTTCGGAGACAAAAAAACTGACCATTACCAGCGAATACGGCACATTTGAATATTAA
- a CDS encoding tetratricopeptide repeat protein yields MLKQKISPFVLLFLLLLTGKNYGQSGFSAKEIQIRKIMMSNPEQAKTLVRNFLTTTEKRHDTTNANMYVYYGFAHNLLNAPDSAIYYYKKALGYVDKYPKSKAKAYLNLGISYRKLTKYDTALKYLKLSETLNKEISNKNGLGMVYGEIASVYNQQFQYEKSIDYLLEALNLFKQSNKPDLINPVKQRLAGTYVGTQNYAFAADLYADVLSYFKTVDLKNYYVTLVNYGECFYYIGNYTKAKAAINEALPGLDKFKDTESKGIALAWLGAIAFKEKDFVKGVAYYDKGLKMLYEKKSYASHAIFLRYITDLNENGKYDKATAAIADSEKKLKDTPVGIKLRADLEKQKSITYKSNDAKDKSIASLEKALVYKDSINFAGYEEKLNKQQAQYQNELQRKKNIALAKHNKFLALKVKSETQKKIIVIGLFVAALAIMLAGYIFYRFKRKLENEKMKSMTMSNALIAQQYENEQESNRQLKKSLLEKQSDLMSGAMRLAGVQENINEMLVAVKEKEDGIDADFLTKKLETLIKQEDYWEAFEKKFSEAHPHFRANLLQAYPGLNKTDLFFASLLKLKLPYKDIGRLMAISPESVVKRKYRLKKKMHIEDEDMFDKILLEMQA; encoded by the coding sequence ATGTTAAAACAAAAAATATCCCCTTTTGTACTACTATTCCTATTGTTGTTAACTGGTAAGAATTATGGGCAATCTGGTTTTTCGGCTAAAGAGATCCAGATCCGGAAAATTATGATGAGCAACCCGGAACAAGCCAAAACGCTGGTACGGAATTTCCTTACTACTACTGAAAAACGACACGATACAACCAATGCCAATATGTATGTTTACTATGGTTTTGCCCATAATCTGCTCAATGCTCCCGATTCGGCGATATACTATTATAAAAAGGCACTCGGCTACGTGGATAAATACCCTAAATCGAAAGCGAAAGCCTATCTGAATTTAGGAATATCCTACCGAAAGCTTACAAAATATGATACAGCTTTGAAGTACCTCAAATTGTCCGAAACACTTAACAAAGAAATTTCGAATAAAAATGGGCTGGGTATGGTCTATGGTGAAATAGCCTCTGTTTACAATCAGCAGTTCCAATATGAAAAGTCCATTGACTATCTTTTGGAGGCATTGAACTTGTTTAAGCAATCCAACAAACCCGACCTGATCAACCCTGTAAAGCAACGGCTGGCCGGAACTTATGTAGGAACGCAGAACTATGCTTTTGCTGCAGACCTGTATGCCGATGTCCTTTCCTATTTTAAGACCGTCGATCTAAAAAACTACTATGTGACACTCGTAAACTATGGGGAATGCTTTTATTATATTGGAAATTATACGAAGGCCAAAGCGGCAATTAATGAAGCGTTGCCAGGGCTTGATAAATTTAAAGATACGGAATCTAAGGGGATTGCTTTGGCGTGGCTGGGTGCCATTGCTTTTAAAGAAAAAGATTTCGTAAAAGGGGTGGCCTACTACGATAAGGGACTAAAAATGTTGTATGAAAAAAAATCGTATGCTTCCCATGCCATTTTCCTGCGGTACATCACCGACCTTAATGAAAATGGAAAATATGATAAAGCGACTGCAGCAATTGCCGATTCTGAAAAAAAGCTCAAAGACACGCCTGTTGGGATTAAGCTAAGGGCAGATCTGGAAAAACAAAAATCCATCACTTACAAAAGTAATGATGCAAAAGACAAAAGTATTGCTTCCCTGGAAAAAGCCCTGGTTTATAAAGACAGTATTAATTTTGCGGGGTATGAAGAGAAACTCAATAAGCAGCAGGCACAATATCAAAATGAATTACAGCGTAAAAAAAACATTGCACTGGCAAAACATAATAAGTTTTTGGCACTGAAAGTCAAAAGTGAAACCCAAAAAAAAATTATAGTGATTGGATTGTTTGTTGCAGCATTGGCAATCATGTTGGCGGGATATATCTTCTACAGATTTAAGCGCAAGCTCGAAAATGAGAAAATGAAAAGCATGACCATGAGCAATGCACTCATTGCGCAGCAGTATGAAAATGAACAGGAATCGAATCGCCAACTTAAGAAATCATTACTTGAAAAACAAAGCGACCTGATGTCCGGAGCCATGCGGTTGGCCGGGGTTCAGGAAAATATCAACGAGATGCTTGTTGCGGTTAAAGAAAAAGAGGATGGTATCGATGCAGATTTTTTGACCAAAAAATTAGAGACGCTTATCAAACAGGAGGACTACTGGGAGGCATTTGAAAAAAAATTTAGCGAGGCACATCCGCATTTCAGGGCCAACCTACTACAGGCTTATCCGGGCCTTAATAAAACTGATCTCTTTTTTGCCTCACTCCTAAAATTAAAGTTGCCATATAAAGACATTGGTAGGCTTATGGCGATTTCCCCGGAGAGTGTAGTGAAACGAAAATACCGCCTTAAGAAAAAGATGCATATTGAGGACGAAGACATGTTTGATAAAATTCTTTTAGAAATGCAGGCCTGA